GACGCCGCCCCCGCCCTGGCCGCCAGGACCGGCGCGCCGGTGCTGCTCCACCCCGACGACCGGGTGCTGTGGGAGATGACCCACCCCGACCGCGCCCCGGACGCCGCCCTCGCCGACGGCCAGACGCTGGCCGTCGCGGGCACGGAGCTGACGGTCCTGCACACCCCCGGCCACGCTCCGGGTGCCGTCTGCCTCTACGGACCGGAGCTGGGCACCGTCTTCACCGGCGACACCCTCTTCCACGGCGGCCCGGGCGCCACCGGACGCTCGTACTCCGACCGTCCGACCATCGAGGCGTCGATCCGCGCGCGGCTGCTCACGCTGCCGCCGGAGACGGTGGTACGGACCGGGCACGGCGAGTCGACGACGATCGCGGCGGAGGCGGCGGGCGCCGGGAGCTGGTGATCACCCGGGGGAGGGAGCGGTACGGAACGGGCGTTCCCCGCCGGGGCGTCGGCCCCGGCGCGCTGCCCCGGCGCAACGGCCCCGGGCGCCGTTGACCCGCCCCGGGCATCCCGGCATGCTCATGGCCGGGACATGCCGCCCCACGTCACTCCATCCCCCACTGGAGGTCTCCATGCCGTCCCGTCCCACACGCCGTGCCGTCCTCCGCGGCGCCGCGGGCATAGGCGCACTCGGCACCGCGGGCATCAGCACGGCGGGCACCGGCACCGCCCACGCCGGCCCGCCGCGGACCGCCCGCCCCCTCGCCCGCCGCCCCCTCTACCTCGGCACCTACGGCCAGGGCATCCTCGCCTGCACCTACGACACCGAAACCGGCGCCCTCGCCGCCGCCGACGGCGGCTTCGGCGACGTCACCAACCCCGACTTCCTCGCCCTCTCCCCCGCCGGCGGGGTCCTCTACTCCACCGTCGGCGGCGGCGCCGAGGGCGGAGTACGGGCGTACGCCATCGGCGCGGACGGCGCGCTCAGCGCGCTCGGCGGCGTGCAGTCCACCGGCGGCGCCGGCGTCACGCACCTGTCGGTGCACCCCGGCGGCGGGTATCTGCTCAGCGCCAACTACAGCAGCGGCAGCGTCGCCGCGCACGCCATCGAGGCGGACGGCAGCGTCGGCGAGCGCACCGGCTTCGTCCAGCACTCCGGTTCCGGACCCGACCCGGACCGCCAGGAGGGCCCGCACGCCCACCAGATCGTCACCGACCCCGCCGGCGGCTTCGTCTACGCCGTGGACCTGGGCACCGACTCCGTCTACACGTACGCACTCGACACCGGCAGCGGCGCGCTGTCGGCGGTGTCGGAGGTGAAGTCCGTGCCGGGCGCCGGGCCGCGGCACATGGTCTTCCACCCGCGGGGCACGCACGCGTACGTGGCCAACGAGCTGGACAGCACCGTCACCGCGTACGCCCACGACGCGGCGACCGGTGCGCTGACCCGGCTGGCGAGCCTGCCGACCCTCCCCGACGGTGTGGACCCGGACGGCAACTACCCCGCGGAGATCACCATTTCGGCGGACGGCCGCTTCGTCTACCTCTCCAACCGGGGCCACGACAGCGTCGCCCGCCTCGCCGTCGAGGACGGCGGCGCCGCGCTGCGCCTCGTGGACACGGTGCCCTGCGGCGGCAACTGGCCGCGGCACATCACGCTCTCGCCGGACGGGGCGCTGCTCTACTCGGCCAACGAACGGGGCCGCACCATCGGCGTGTTCACCGTGGACGCCGATACCGGCGCGCTCACGGCGTCGGGCGAGCCGTTCGCGACGGCGTCCACCGGCTGCGTCCTGCCCACCTGAGCGCACCCGGCCGCCCCCGGGCCCGTCACGTAGGGTTACCTCGTGCCGGGCCGCGGGGGCTCCGGAGCCGCCGCCGGAGCCCGCGGCACCGGACGATCGGATTCGAACAGATAATCAAACACGGCCTCACACCCCGACCCGGGCGCCCGAGAGGTCGGGCGTGTCTTGTATGTCGCCTTTCCCGTGACGAATACCCAAGTAGACGCCAAGTCGTCCCCTGGTGGCGGCCAAGCCGGCCGCCCCACACTGTCGGCGCGCGACCCCGGGCGGCCCGCCGCCCCCGCGTAACAGAACGTGACGCCGGTCTGGGTGGAGGGCTTATGAGCCGGATTCCGAACCACAAGCGCGGCCTCTATCTGGGTACGGTGCCGGAGCGCGCCGCGGCGAAGCACGGCGCCACCCTGCTCACCCTCGACCACGACCTCGACGCCCTCCCCGAGGCCGGCCGCCGGCTGACGGTCGCCGAAGTGGCGGTCTTCGCCGCCGACCTGGCGAACCGGCTGGCGGCGGCGGGCGTACGGGCCGGGGAGCACGTCGTCGTCTACAAGCGGGCCAACTTCGACGCCTGGCTGCTCGCCACCGCCGCCGCCCGGCTCGGCGCGATCCCCGTCCTGCTCTCCCCCGCCCTGCCCGCGCCCACGGTCGCCGCCCTCCTCAGGCGGCTGCACGGCCCGCACCGCCCCCACCTCCTCACCGACGGCCCGAAGCTCGCCGAGCTGGCCGGCCTGCCCCTCGACGAGCTGGCCACCTCCGTGATCGGCGTGGCGGGCGCGGGACGCGGCGTCGCGTCGCTGGCCCGGCTCGCCGGCTCCCCGCCCGTACCGCCGGTGTACCAGGGGCTGGACGAGCCCGCGATGATCACGCACACCTCGGGCACCACGGGCGTACCGAAGCTGGTCGTCCACACCCCGCGCACCATGCGCGCCCGGCTGCGCCCGCAGCTCGTCATGCTCGCGCTGCTGCGCCGCCGCGAGACGGTCGCGGTCAGCGTGCCGTTCGTGCACTCGCGGCTGTTCGCGGCGATGTCGCTGGTGCTCATGAAGGGCATGCCGACGCTGCTGCTCAACAACCACGAGCCGGCGGCCGTCGCGACGTTCTTCCTGAAGAACCGGCCCGGCCTCATCGAGGCGCTGCCCAACTCGTTCCTCGCCTGGGAGGGCCTGGCCGACGACCCGCGCCGGCCCCTCGCGTCCGTGAAGTACTTCTCCTCCACCTTCGACGCCATCCACCCGCGCACCGTACGCCGCCTCCTCGACGCCTCCCGCCGCCGCGCGCCGCAGTTCTTCCAGATCTACGGCCAGTCCGAGGTCGGCCCCGCCGTGGGCCGCCCCTACTTCCGCCGCGACACCCACCGCATGGACGGCCGCTGCGTCGGCTTCCCGCTGCCGGGCAGCGCCCGGGTCCGCGTCGTCCCCAGGAACGACCGGCGGGTCTCCGCGACGAACCCGGGGTTCATCGAGGTCCGCTGGGACGGCATCGCCAAGACGTACCACGGCGAACAGGAGCGCTACGACGAGAACGTCCACGACGGCTGGTGGCGCACCGGTGACGTCGGCTACCGCACCCGCGCGGGCTGCCTGCACATGCTCGACCGCGAGATCGACACCATCCCCGGCGTCGGCTCCAGCCTGGAGATCGAGGACGCCGTCCTGGACCGCCTCGACGAACTCGTCGAACTCGTCGTCGTCCAGGGCCCCGACGCGGAACCGGTCCCCGTGCTCTGCACCCGCGACGACGAGCCCCTGGCCCCCGCCCGCTGGCAGGCGGCGACGGCCGACTACCCCCAACTCGGCGCGCCCGTCCACCTCCCGCTCGCCGAACTCCCCCGCACGGCGACCCTGAAAACCCGCCGCGTGGAACTGTCCCGCCTCCTGCACGACCGCCTCTGACCCCCGAAAGGCCGTCCGAAGGCTCACCCCTCCGGCAGCGTCCACTCCGGCCCGCCGAGCGGCGGCGCCTCGCGGACCTCCCATCCGGCGGGATCCGCGTCCGGCCCCCGGTACGGCACGTCCCCCGCGTAGCAGAGGCCGTGGGCCCGGAATCCGGGCAGTTCGTGGCACATGAGGTCGGGGTAGGGCCCGATGTCCATGCCGCCGTACGCCCTGTTGATCCGGGCCACCGCCTCGGCCCGTGACATGCCGATGCGCCGCACCATGACATCGGCGATGTCCCGGAAATACTCCAGCATTCCTTCGTCGAGGTCCGTCGTGAATTCTTCCGTCACGATCCGGCCGGACTTTCTGCTCCCGCCGTCGGCATCACTCCGCGAAGCTCTCGCGCAGGTCGCGGAGGACGGCCCCGGAGAAGGGGTCGGTGGCCGGGTCGTCCGGGGTGAGGAGGCTGACCACGAAGAAGCCGCTCAGCATGAGGCCGATCGACTCGACGGACTCGGCGACCTGCTCCGGTACGCCGGAGACACCGGTGATCGCGCCGGCCGTCAGCGGCCTGCCGTAACGCGAGTAGAAGAGGGCGAACGGCCCCTCGCCGGTTTCGTCCAGCGCGTACCCCTCGTCCTCCCAGTGCTGCTCCATCGCGGCGTCACGGGCGAAGCCGAGGAGGTTCGACTCGGACGCGTCCGGCTCCTCAGGCAGTTGCCAACCGCCCAGCGCCGTGTCGTCCAGAGGTGCCCCGTTCAGAAAGAGCCGCGGCCAGTGCCGCGCCCGCCGCTCCAGGAACCTCCGCGCGGCCCCGGGAAAGCCGAGGTCCGCGACGAAGTCGGTGGGGTATCCGGTCAGGTCCACGGTTGCTCCTGTTGCGGTGGTGTCCTACGGGGCCCAGCCAGAGGTGGGTCCGTGATAGGAGATCGCGCTCTTGGGGATATTGAGATCACCTGGGCTGTACCATACGTGCTTGCCCCGATCCCCCCTGATCGCCTTGAAGAGGGCCTTGTCCATCTCGAACTCGATCAGGTACTCCGACTTTTCCTTGGTGAGGCCGAGGAACGACTTGAAGCCGCCCGGCTTCTTCAGGATGTCCGCCGGGCTCATCGGGGTCACGTAGACACCGGTCGGGTGTCCTTTCGCCGGGGCACTGGCCTTGAGGAGAATGGCGTCCTTCCCGCCACCGCTCATGATCCTCTGGTAGCTGTCCTTGGTGGTGAAGTGGCGGACGACGACCTTGCACGGCGTGAGGCCGAGTGGATCGATCTCGGTGAGCGGATTTCCGACGTAGCCGTGGTGGTTCGGGGCCGGGTCGAGACCGAGAGGGTCGGGGCTGAGGTAGCGCGAGGTCTCGGGGTCGTAGTAGCGCTGGTTGTTGTAGTGGAGCCCGGACTCCGCGTCGCGGTACTGCCCGGGGAAGTCGAGCGGGCAGTGCACCGCCGGGGCCGGCCCGCCGTCGGAGCCCCCGGCCAGGGGCCGGCCCCACAGAGTCGCCCGCCGTTCCCACGCGACCGCGCCCTCGCGGTCCAGCAGCGAGGTGGGGGTGCCGGCGAGGTCGGTGACAATGGCGTAGAAGCGTCGGTCCACCTCCTCCTGCCCGAGTTCCCGGCCGGGTTCCCGCCCGGGTTCCTCGGGCCCTTCGACCTGGGTGAGCGGCCGGTCCGACCCGGGTTCCCAATCCCAGGTCGTCACCCGGCCGTCCGAGGTCTCCTCGGCCAGGCGCGAGCCGTCCCAGGCGAAGACGGTCTCCCGGGTGGTCGCCGAGCCCTCCCGGCGGCGTTTGCCGATCCGGCGGCCGAGCGGATCGTACGCGTACTCCCACACGGCCCCGTCGGGGCAGGTAAGCGCGAGAAGCCGGTCCTCGGCATCCCACTTGTACGCCCACTCCCTGAGCTTGCCCGACAGCGTGCGCACGCTCTTGCGTACCAGTCGGCCCTGGCCGTCGTGCTCGTACCTGCGGCGTCCCGCACTGCGCAGCAGCGTGCCGGAGTACGTGAGGGAGGTGTCGTCGTCCCCGGACTCGGAGAGCCGGTCACCGGCGCGGATCTCGACCGCGGTGAGATTGCCCAGCGGGTCGTACGCGTAGCGCTCGCTGTGCTCCGCCGAGGTGAGCGCGGTGACCCGGCCCAGGCCGTCCAGCGTCATCTCGGCCGCGCCCGCACCGGTCATCCGGCCCGCTCCCCGGTAGCGGAAGTCCCGCTGCCGGGTGCCGCCGCCCTGTACCAGCGTCTGCGACACGAGCCGCCTGCCCTGGTCCCAGACCTGCCGGAGCACGGCCTCCGGGCCGACGCGCCGCTCGATCTCGTTGCCGGGGGCGTCGCGGCGGAACGCGACGGTCGTCCCCGCGGTGGTGAGCGCCGCGACCCGGCCCACGGGAGTCCACGACCAGTCGGAGGCGGCGCCCGAGGGGGTCACGCGGCGCAGTCGCCGGCCCAGCGCGTCGTAAGTACTGGTCACCGCACGGCCGTTGCACTCCTCCGCCAGCAGGCGCCCGCACGGGTCGTACACGAAAGCGATCTCGGCGTGCCGGTTCGACGCGCGGACGAGGCGCCCGGCGGCGTCGTAGCCGAAGCGGCTCACACCGTCGTGGGCGCGCTTCTCGACGGTAGCGCCGTTGGCGTCCCTGACGAACTCCGTCCGCTGCCCGGCGCCGTTGACGTGAGCGACGACCTCCCCGGCGGCGTTGTAACGGTAGGCGAGCGACCGGCCGTTGTAGTCCGTCTCGCCGACCAGCCGGGCCGCGGCGTCGTACCGGTACTCCCACGACTGCCCGAGCGGGTTGACGACCCGCCGCAGCGCGGTCTCCGTGTCGTACTCGATCACGGTCCGCTCGCCGAGGTGGTCAGTCACGGCGGTGGTGATCCCGAACGGCCCGATCTCCATGCGGGTCCTGGCCCCATTCGCGTCCACGTGCTCGACCAGGTTGCCCTCGGCGTCGTACGCCCACTCCTCGGTCTCCCCCGTGGCCCAGCGCCGCCGGGCGGGCAGGCCCTCCGGGGTCCACGCGGTCTCCGTACGGGCGCCGCCCGGCTCGGTGACCGCGCTGATCCGGCCGAAGGGGTCGTACTCGACAGCCGTCACGTTGCCCTCGGCGTCCGTGATCCGGACCGGCATACCCAGTCCGTTCACCTCGACGTGCCGACGGTGCCCCAGGGCGTCCGTGACGAGCCGCAGGGCACCCGAGGGGTGGTACTCGGAGGTCGAGACCGCGGCGAGCGGGTCGGTCTCGGAGACGACGTTCCCGGCGCCGTCGTACGCGTACCGCCATTCGCTGCCGTCGGCCTCGACGATCCGCTCCGGCAGCCCGGGGCCCGCGTAGGTCGCGCGGGCGACACTCCCGTCGGGGTGGGTGACCTCGATGACGTTGCCGTCGTCGTCGTGGGCGTACGACGTGCTGCGCCCGAGCGGATCCGTCAGCCTGACGAGGCGGTCGTAGCGGTCCCACTCCCGCCTGGTCACGTTCCCCAGCGGGTCGGTCTCGGCGACGAGTTGATAGGCGTCGTTGAACTGGTGGCGGCTCACCTTGCCCAGCGAGTTCGTCACCGTGGTCAGCCGGGCATCGTCGTCGTACGCGTAGGAGTAGTCGAGGAACCCGCCCGTCCCCCGGGCCGCCGTGCAGCGCCCGCGGTCGTCGTACTCGTACGCGTACCAGTACCCGATCCGGTCCCGCCATCCCGTGATCCGGTGGCGGTCGTCGTACGTGTACGTGAGCGGGTGGCCCGAGGAGTTCACTACCTCAGTGAGATCGCCGCCGTCGTCGTAGCCGAACCGGACGAGTGCGGGGGCGTCCGGGGCGTCGCGCAGGCGCAGGGCGGTGATCCGGCCGCCGGCGGTGGTGACGTCGACCGCGTAGCCGCCCTCGTGCACGACCGCGGTGGGAGCGGCGCCGTCGTCGTAGGCGACGGTGATGCGGTTGCCGTTGCGGTCGGTGAGCGCGCACAGCGGCAGGTCACCGGACTCGCCCCCAGGCACCGGCCGGAAGTGCGCGGTCACCTGCGTGTCAGGGCGGGCCACCGTGATCAGCCCTCCGGGCGAACTGTCCCACGTGAGGGGCCACCGCGGGCCTTCGACGGGCAGGACGGCGGCGTCCGGCTCGGGCACCGGGTAGTGCAGGACCATCCCGTCATCGGCGACGTACCGCACCCCCGTGTCGTCGAGGCGCAGCCGCTGGTCGAGCGTCGAGGCCCAACTGCGGCCGAACCACCGGCCGGTACGCACGCTGGTGCGGTGATGCCGCTCCAGGACCAGCGGGAGGACTCCGGGCAGCGACACGTCGGTCTCCGACATGACCATGTCGCCGGAAGCGATGTCGATCGGATCGCCGCAGGTGAACAGCCCTTTGATGCCCCGGGCGCCCTTCCGCATTCCCTGCGCCAGGCCCTTGACGGCCGCGGTCATGCCCTTCAGGCCGGTCTTGGCGAGTGCCTTCAGCCCCCCGGCCATCTTGCCCAGCTTCGCGAGAGAGGTGAGGCCCTTCATGCCGGGGATGCAGTCGAGGGCGGCGAAGGCGACGTCCCAGAGGGAGGCTTGGCCGTTCATGTACTTGTAGAGGGTGTCCGCCAGGACCACGAGGGCGGCGGCGAGTACCACCCAGGCGAGGGGTCCGCCGATGATGAGGACGACGATGCCGAGGACGGCGACGATGACCTTGCAGACGTTGACGATGGTGTCCCAGTTGTCCTTGACCCAGTCGACCGCCTTCTCCCACCACTTCCGGTTCTGAATACCGGCATCCGAAGCTTCCTCCAGCTTGTCCTTCGCTTCGGAAGCGGCGTCCTCACGCATCTTCTTCGCATCCGCGGCCATCTTCTTCGCCGCTTCCAGACCGCCTTGCGCGTTGTCGACAGCCGTCTGGGCGGAGGCGCGGGCGGACTTGGCGTCGGTGGCGTTGCGGGTCGCGGCGCGTACCTCGGACTCGTCGGGCTTCTCCCTGCCCTCCTTCCCGTCGTACTCCTCCGTCTTCTTCGTCGCCCGCTCCACCCACGAATTCGCCGCATCAAGACGCCCGCTGGCCGCGGTCAGATCACTCTGCGCCTCCCGGCCCTTGGCCAGCGCCTTGTCCGCCAGCGACTGCGCGCGCTCCAGCTTCGGCCAGTACGCCGCCAGCGCATCCCCCGCCAGGTCATACGACCGCTGAAGCTTCTTCAGGTTCTTCGGGACCTCGTCGAACTCGTCCTGGAACGCCTTCGCCGTCTTCCCCGCCCACCGCAGCAGCGCGTCCTCACCGGCCATACCCTTGATCTGCCGCAACGCATCCGCCACATCATCGGCGAAGTCATGCAGCTCACGCGCCAACTGCTTCACCCGCTCCGGATCACCCGGCGTCGGGTCATCGTCCAGGTCGAGTACATGCCAGTCCGTCGGACGTGTCCCCACGGCGCCCTCCGCAGATCGTTCCCGGCCGTCCCGGCCACGGCCCCGCCGACCTGCGGCGGCACCGTGCGGCCTGCAGAGAGAGACGACGAAACGCCGCCCGCGGTTCTCCCCCGCCAGGGGAAGACCCGCCCCCGGTCAGCCCGGTGGCTGGAAGAGCGTCGAGCGAGGGCCTGTCAGTCGGCCGTAGAGCGCCGCCACCCGGGCCGGGCCCGCGGGGGCCACGTCGTCGACGAGTTCCGTCAGCCGTCGTTCGGCGGCGGCGAGAAACGCGAGCCAGTCGCCGCCCGCCGCGGTGCGGAGGGCGGCGAGGTCGACGCCGTACAGCCGCACCCTCCTGGGGCCGAACAGCTTGCGTAGCGTGTTCCGCGCCGAGGCGCGTGACCGCCCGAGGCTTCAACCGGCCGTTGATGCAATCGGCATATGCGGGAAACACGCCGGGGAGAGGCTCCTCTCGCACGCCGGTTCCCACCCCCCAGAGCCGGACCGATCCACGAACACGTGGCCGCCGGTTCTCTGGGCGGCCGCGGGCAAGGAGGAGACTTTGGCAGGTTCAGGTTCAGCGACCCGCCGGGACTTCCTGCGCTCCGTCGGTGCCGCCGGCGGCGCCGGAGTGCTGTACTCCACGATGAGCGCGCTCGGCCTGGCCCCCGTCGTCGAGGCGGCCGCGACCGAGTTCCGCCCGCCGCAGCGCGGCGACTTCACCCTCTCCGGCCGGGCCGCGGGCTCGGTCATCGTGCTCGGCGCCGGCATCGCGGGGCTGGTCACCGCGTACGAGCTGGGCAAGGCGGGCTACGACGTGCGGATCCTGGAGGCCGCGAACCGGCCGGGCGGCCGCAACTGGACGGTGCGCGGCGGCACCACCCAGACCGACCTCGACGGACGAACCCAGCACGCGACGTTCTCGAAAGACCAGTACATGAACGCCGGCCCGGCCCGGCTGCCGCAGTCCCACGTCACGCTGGAGTACTGCCGCGAACTGGGCGTGGAGCTCGAGGTCTTCACCAACCAGAACGCGAACGCCTACATCTACCACGAGAACACCGCGGGCTCGCTCGCCGGCAAGCCGGTGCGCTGGCGCACCGCCAAGGCCGACGTCTACGGCTACGTCTCCGAGTTGCTGGCCACCGCCACCGACCAGGGCGCCCTGGACAAGGAGCTGACCGCCGACGACAAGGAGCGGCTCCTGGCGTTCCTGGAGGAGTTCGGCGGGATAGGAGGGCGCGCGGACGGCTGGGCGTACTCCGGCAGCGAACGCCGCGGCTACTCCGTCGAGCCCGGCGCCGGCCTGGAGGCGGGCACCGTTCTCGACCCCGTCCCCTCTCTCTCGGACGTCTTCGCCAGCCGTATCGGCCACCGCTTCACCTTCGAGTTCGGCTACGACCAGGCCATGCTGATGTTCCAGCCCAAGGGCGGCATGGACCGGATACCGTACGCGCTGGCGCGGGCCATCGGCCGCCAGCGGATCGTCTACGGGGCCGAGGCCACCGCCGTCACCGACCGCCCCGACGGCGCGGAGGTCACCTGGCGGGACGCCCGCGGCCGCAACCACACCGAGCGCGCCGACTTCGTCGTCTCCGCAATCCCGCCGATGATCGCCGCCCGGCTCGACCACAACCTGGGCGCCGACGTCACCGCCGCGCTCAGAACTCCCTCTCCCCTCCCCGTGGGCAAGATCGGCCTGGAGTACCGCCGCCGCTGGTGGGAGACAGACGAACACCTCTACGGCGGCATCACCCCGACCGACACCGACCTGGCCACCATCTGGTACCCCTCGTACGGCTACCACGGCCGGCGGGGCACCCTCATCGGCTACTACAACTTCGGAGCGGACGCCGTCGCCTACGGCCGGCTCACGCACGCCGAGCGGGAGGCGCGGGCAGTGAGTCAGGGCGTGCGCATCCACGGCGACAAGTACCGCACCGAACTCGCCGCCTCCTTCAGCGTCGCCTGGCACCGCACCCCCTTCATCGAGGGCGGATGGGTCGGCTGGGAGTCGCAGACCGGCCCCGAGTACCGGCGGCTGCTCGAGCCCGCGGGCCACGTGTACTTCACCGGCGACTGGCTCAGCCACGCGATCGCCTGGCAGCACGGAGCCATCACCTCGGCCCGCAAGGTCGTCACCGAACTGCACGAGAGAGTGATGCTGGGATGAACGCACCGAAGCGACGCGCCGTGATGCTGACCGCCGCCGGCGCCGGGGGCGCACTGCTCACCTCCGCCACCGCCTTCGCGGCCGCACGCGGCTGGCGGCCCGGGCCGCGCCAGGTCAAGGTCATGCTGCCGAGCGGGCAGAGCAACCCGGCCATCGCCACCGGGGTGGCGACCGGTGAGTCCGTCGCTCTCTACGCCAGCAGTGGCCTCGGCCCCGACGCGCTCAACCCGGCCGCTCCCGCGGGTACGCCGGAGCACTGGACGGACCCGTCGATGACCGAGGGCGCCGAGGGCGTCACGGTGACCGAGGCGCAGGCACTGGTGGTGCTGCGCAAGATCTCCGACAACCTCGCCGTGGCCGGACTGGCTCCGGCCGACGTCATCACGATGAAGTGCTATCTGATGAAGCCGCCGCGCGCCGAACTCGCCGACTACGCCGGCTGGAACCGCGCGTACCGGCAGTTCTACGCCAACGTCGACCTGGCCTCGGGCGAAACGGTCCCGGCGCCGATGGGCACCTCGGCGCCGAAGCCGCCGATCCTCGTCAACAGGGCCCGCCCGGCCCGGGCGACCATGGAAGTCGCCTCTCTCGCAGTGCCGGGCTGGCTGGTCGAGGTCGAGGTGACGGCGGCCTACCGCATGAAGTGAGGGCGGCACGGAAGAGGGGCGCGGGGTGGAACCGGCCGCGACCGGCTCCACCCCGTCCTCGGCGGCCTCGGTCAGCCGCTCGGAGGCCGCAGCGCCTTGTCGAGGAGGCCCGCGCCAGGGCCCCAGCCAGCGGTCGAAGCGCAGCAGGAAGGACAGGTGTCCCCGGTCGAGGCCCACGCCGGGGGTCACCAGGAGTTCCATGAACGTGGCCGGCCGAATGACGGGGCTGGCGGGTGTCCCGGTTCCGGACGTGGGCCTCGATACGGCTCTCGGTGTCGGGATGGTCCACGCCCGTTGCCGAACCCGCGGTGACCGCCGAACTGTAGACGAGGTGGGCGACGCCGCAGCACCCGGCGATCTCGGCCACCGCCGCGCCGAAGCGGACCTCGTCCTCGTTGGTCCCGTCGGCCCCGGCCTGGCCGGAGTTCGGCTGGACGCTGAAGACGCCGTGGGCGCCGGAGAAAGCGGCGCGGAGCGACTCCGGATCGCGGAGGTCACCGCGTACGGTTTCCACGCCGGCGGCGGAGAGGGACCGCGCCCGGTCGCCGGACGGATCCCTCACGACCGCGCGCAGAGTTCTTCGACCCGGCGGAGGTGGCCGCGTCGCCGTACCCGGCGGAGATCGCGGCGGAACTGCTGCTGCCTGACCCCTGCGGGCACAAAGGCGCGAGACCGGGCACTCGCGGCTCCGGCGGCGGAGCAGCCGGCTCATGATCTCTACGGCGGCCACATACCCGGCCCGGTCGACGGCTCCACCAACGAAAGCGGCGTCATCACCTGGACCAAAGCAGAGATCTGGAGGTTCCTCGCACAGTTCCAGTGACACGCCGCACCACGGAGTGGAGCCAGGACGACCCTGGCTCCACTCCGTCCGTCCATCACGGGCAGATGCGCGGTACTCAGATGTGTGGAGTCCCGGGCGGGCCCCCGAGTTCCGTGGACGGGCGGTCCCGTCCGCGGGGTTCCGGGCGTCCACCCGGCGGGAGGGCCACCGCAGCCCCGTCGGTGACGCATAGGGCGTCGCCGGTGAGGAGCGCGTGCGGGTCACGGCCGAATTCTCGGGCTTGCACACGGAGGCGGGGATCGCGCACGAACTTACAAGCGCGGGAGGAGTGGCGGGCGGGAGCATGGCTGACTGCGGTTTGCGTGTGGCTGCCGGCCGGAGAAGGAACAGGGATAAGGCAGATGTCCACCGTGGGCGCGGAGTCGTCCGGGCGGGTGCCGCGCGCGGACGCCTTCCCCGGTCTCTTCATCCTCCGGAACGGATGTGGCATGACTAGTTCTGTCGCGTATCAGGTGCTCGGTGTCGTCGAGGTCAGGGCCGGCGCGGGCTGGCTCCGGCTGAACGGCAAACAGCGGTCCCTGGCCGCACTTCTGCTCCTCCGCGCCAACCAGTCGGTCTCCGTGCCCCGGATCATGGACGCGCTCTGGGGGAAAGCCCTGCCGGCGTCACCCGACATGCGCGTACGCACCCTCATATCGGAACTGCGCAAGAAACTCGGCGACACCCCACCCCACACCCTCCTCACCCGCCCCTCCGGCTACACCCTTCGCGTGACACCCGGCGAACTGGATCTCGACCGCTTCACCACACGCGTCGACCAAGCACACCGATTCACGACGGAGCAACAGACCCAACGCGCGATCAGCGAATACGACGCCGCACTGCGCCTGTGGCACGGAACCGCACTCGGCGGAACCAGCGGCGCCCTGCTCGAAGCCGAGACGGCCCGACTCGAAGAACTCCGCCTACGCACTCACGAAGAGTGCAGCGAATTACTGATCGCCGCCGGCCGCCACTCCGAAGCCATCTCCCGGCTCGGCACCCTCGCCGCCGACCACCCCGTGCGCGAACAAACCCACGCCCTGCTCATGCGCGCCTATTACCAAGCCGGACACCGGAGCGAAGCCCTCCACGTCTACCACACCCTCCGCAAGAACCTCATCACCGAACTCGGCCTGGAACCCATGCACTCCCTCAGCATCCTCCAACAACAGATCC
The Streptomyces sp. CNQ-509 DNA segment above includes these coding regions:
- a CDS encoding MBL fold metallo-hydrolase; protein product: MSRARIDHLVTSGTFSLDGGTWDVDNNVWIVGDDTEALVIDAAHDSDAIAAAVGDRRVTAIVCTHAHDDHIDAAPALAARTGAPVLLHPDDRVLWEMTHPDRAPDAALADGQTLAVAGTELTVLHTPGHAPGAVCLYGPELGTVFTGDTLFHGGPGATGRSYSDRPTIEASIRARLLTLPPETVVRTGHGESTTIAAEAAGAGSW
- a CDS encoding lactonase family protein — translated: MPSRPTRRAVLRGAAGIGALGTAGISTAGTGTAHAGPPRTARPLARRPLYLGTYGQGILACTYDTETGALAAADGGFGDVTNPDFLALSPAGGVLYSTVGGGAEGGVRAYAIGADGALSALGGVQSTGGAGVTHLSVHPGGGYLLSANYSSGSVAAHAIEADGSVGERTGFVQHSGSGPDPDRQEGPHAHQIVTDPAGGFVYAVDLGTDSVYTYALDTGSGALSAVSEVKSVPGAGPRHMVFHPRGTHAYVANELDSTVTAYAHDAATGALTRLASLPTLPDGVDPDGNYPAEITISADGRFVYLSNRGHDSVARLAVEDGGAALRLVDTVPCGGNWPRHITLSPDGALLYSANERGRTIGVFTVDADTGALTASGEPFATASTGCVLPT
- a CDS encoding class I adenylate-forming enzyme family protein, coding for MSRIPNHKRGLYLGTVPERAAAKHGATLLTLDHDLDALPEAGRRLTVAEVAVFAADLANRLAAAGVRAGEHVVVYKRANFDAWLLATAAARLGAIPVLLSPALPAPTVAALLRRLHGPHRPHLLTDGPKLAELAGLPLDELATSVIGVAGAGRGVASLARLAGSPPVPPVYQGLDEPAMITHTSGTTGVPKLVVHTPRTMRARLRPQLVMLALLRRRETVAVSVPFVHSRLFAAMSLVLMKGMPTLLLNNHEPAAVATFFLKNRPGLIEALPNSFLAWEGLADDPRRPLASVKYFSSTFDAIHPRTVRRLLDASRRRAPQFFQIYGQSEVGPAVGRPYFRRDTHRMDGRCVGFPLPGSARVRVVPRNDRRVSATNPGFIEVRWDGIAKTYHGEQERYDENVHDGWWRTGDVGYRTRAGCLHMLDREIDTIPGVGSSLEIEDAVLDRLDELVELVVVQGPDAEPVPVLCTRDDEPLAPARWQAATADYPQLGAPVHLPLAELPRTATLKTRRVELSRLLHDRL